A DNA window from Leishmania panamensis strain MHOM/PA/94/PSC-1 chromosome 27 sequence contains the following coding sequences:
- a CDS encoding hypothetical protein (TriTrypDB/GeneDB-style sysID: LpmP.27.1450) produces MEVDLSPFFAGATCALVDSRGAELAISRAFASAANARHEEHQLPHSWNQTQPHRSRVSVVVQLRINSPLPSWTRQAKDVVLRCVDRAVSRIFPPLDVLQYIAADSPVFPAAAADGSGKRAASHLCVSFAIQPSAALWPASLCRRHAVEGEVMAGVQLGEPETGTAAALQSMHDTLLDRDLWNRARAAHQLYDASVARDAIQQRTGNMSASEATAMDTIVALQSQQQACEEKQTQLQWQLARWLTELFMNEGSWARPPGSPSTGTSRSVQKAPAYVATRRLFQNPLRLSFAHVVDAALSAPQTTAHSTASGPAVPRRLLHADVRGVEWDGLLVGYTSRYAYIAVPYFVAPAETAAVAASSSVCLWSFVSRIPIPAILGELADRDAEGHRCAKSPFSRKRPRTSGSPHPDDAISKEESAAAAAARNVLACCFNAEEVMHHDTNAEAVFRLADTPCVVTVQAHRLYCARADPARQPRMHATAPSLGHASTKPQPAASPYALSLVLEDAYAVRVRPTLNDSSATPTSSASSTATHWATSLLCRHDPPLKSEDVSEEGGGAANQSINDTIVRALHTFSDVVGAVRESCHRFQRAHERFCALYAQCVQMRGSTIPTPAGAAAQAEAAVTDKLSSARTQRVLTRATMPVPEATVTREALLPTVAAENLRLLLQAEVVYSALSDSVSVHFGKLRGAARVPVPVVRTTADVAQLEECHNVEFKAKVGLVANGPSAGVDSQQHHHPALMDVERLRNTMAAMATCRGGVILLGVTDDGRILGHARQLNVARQLRTSGFCPAMVKDTVQVKELRWLGENGDIANASGASLSECNGNDSSPPVKRSMPANWWKRSATLAASELPKTSTAKVGASTGDQVITVVSVQKGQAPFYATFKNAPPYQRGCASTTMMPTMVVARRIMKELT; encoded by the coding sequence ATGGAGGTGGACCTCAGCCCTTTCTTTGCGGGTGCGACATGCGCGCTGGTGGACTCGAGGGGCGCTGAGCTTGCCATCAGTCGTGCGTTCGCGAGTGCAGCAAACGCTCGCCACGAGGAACATCAGCTGCCGCACTCATGGAACCAAACGCAGCCGCATCGCTCGCGCGTGTCCGTTGtagtgcagctgcgcatcaaCTCACCGCTACCGTCGTGGACCCGGCAGGCGAAGGACGTGGTACTGCGTTGCGTCGATCGCGCCGTGTCGCGCATCTTTCCACCGCTGGACGTTCTGCAATACATTGCCGCCGACTCTCCCGTCtttcctgccgcagctgccgatgGCAGTGGTAAGAGGGCGGCGTCGCATCTGTGCGTATCTTTTGCAATCCAACCGTCTGCCGCCCTGTGGCCCGCCTCGTTGTGCAGGCGACATGCGGTGGAAGGAGAGGTCATGGCAGGTGTGCAGCTTGGCGAGCCAGAGACCGGaaccgcggcagcgctgcagtcaATGCATGATACATTATTAGACAGGGACTTGTGGAACCGAGCTCGAGCGGCGCATCAGCTCTACGACGCCAGTGTCGCTCGCGACGCTATCCAGCAACGCACTGGCAACATGTCGGCCTCGGAGGCGACAGCGATGGACACGATAGTAGCGCTTCAATCCCAGCAGCAGGCTtgtgaggagaagcagacccagctgcagtggcagctTGCTCGATGGCTGACAGAGCTGTTCATGAACGAGGGTAGCTGGGCTCGGCCACCAGGGTCGCCATCGACGGGCACCTCGAGGTCTGTTCAGAAAGCCCCTGCTTACGTAGCGACGCGGCGTCTCTTCCAGAATCCCTTGCGGCTGTCGTTTGCTCACGTCGTGGATGCAGCTCTCTCGGCACCGCAGACAACGGCCCACAGCACTGCGTCCGGCCCCGCAGTGccacgccgcctcctccacgcagATGTGCGCGGCGTGGAGTGGGACGGTTTGTTGGTGGGATATACCTCTCGCTACGCCTACATTGCGGTGCCCTACTTCGTGGCTCCTGCTGAGACTGCAGCGGTAGCGGCGTCTTCGTCAGTGTGTCTGTGGAGCTTCGTAAGCCGTATCCCCATACCTGCGATCCTCGGCGAATTGGCTGACAGAGACGCGGAAGGACATCGTTGTGCGAAAAGCCCTTTCTCTCGCAAGCGACCGCGCACTTCTGGGTCTCCCCACCCAGACGATGCGATATCGAAGGAGgaaagcgccgccgccgctgcggcacgcaACGTGCTGGCCTGTTGCTTCAatgcggaggaggtgatgcaCCACGACACCAACGCAGAGGCGGTATTTCGCCTTGCCGATACACCCTGTGTCGTGACAGTTCAGGCGCACCGTCTCTACTGCGCGCGGGCTGACccggcgaggcagccgcgcaTGCACGCCACAGCGCCGTCTTTGGGCCACGCCTCCACCAAGCCCCAGCCGGCTGCCTCGCCATACGCCCTGTCGCTGGTGCTAGAAGATGCCTACGCGGTGCGGGTTCGGCCAACTCTCAATGACTCCAGTGCTACACCAACCTCGTCCGCGTCCTCCACAGCCACTCACTGGGCCACATCTCTGCTGTGTAGACACGACCCTCCGCTAAAATCGGAGGACGTCAGCGAAGAAgggggcggcgccgccaaTCAAAGCATCAACGACACCATTGTGCGCGCGCTACACACGTTCTCCGACGTGGTGGGCGCGGTACGAGAGAGCTGCCACCGATTTCAGCGAGCGCACGAGCGGTTTTGCGCTTTGTACGCGCAGTGCGTCCAGATGCGTGGCTCGACGATCCCCACAcccgccggcgccgcagcacaaGCCGAGGCAGCTGTGACAGACAAACTTTCCTCAGCAAGGACACAGAGGGTGCTTACTAGAGCGACTATGCCGGTACCTGAGGCAACAGTCACTAGGGAGGCGCTCTTGCCCACTGTCGCCGCAGAGAACCTGCGCTTGCTGCTCCAGGCAGAGGTGGTATACAGCGCGTTGTCAGATTCGGTCTCCGTGCACTTTGGGAAGctgcgtggcgctgcgcgtgtgcccgTTCCCGTCGTACGTACCACTGCcgacgtggcgcagctggaagaGTGCCATAACGTTGAGTTCAAAGCAAAGGTGGGTCTCGTGGCGAACGGTCCCTCTGCTGGTGTAGACTcgcaacagcaccaccatcCTGCGTTGATGGACGTGGAGCGACTTCGCAACACGATGGCCGCCATGGCAACATGTCGCGGTGGCGTCATACTTCTCGGCGTCACGGACGACGGTCGAATCCTCGGCCATGCAAGGCAGCTGAATGTTGCGCGTCAGTTGCGCACGTCGGGGTTCTGCCCAGCGATGGTGAAGGACACGGTGCAGGTGAAGGAGCTTCGCTGGCTGGGTGAGAATGGAGACATTGCAAACGCGAGTGGGGCCAGCTTGAGTGAGTGCAATGGCAATGACTCGTCGCCACCAGTGAAGCGATCCATGCCTGCGAACTGGTGGAAAAGGAGTGCCACTCTGGCCGCTTCAGAGTTGCCGAAGACATCGACGGCGAAGGTAGGAGCCTCCACCGGTGATCAAGTGATCACCGTCGTCAGCGTCCAGAAGGGACAGGCGCCGTTCTACGCAACGTTCAAGAATGCGCCTCCGTATCAGCGTGGATGTGCAAGCACAACAATGATGCCTACTATGGTGGTGGCACGCCGCATTATGAAGGAACTTACCTAA
- a CDS encoding hypothetical protein (TriTrypDB/GeneDB-style sysID: LpmP.27.1470), whose product MRASSVLDLNKKWFMVPLPLRTCSLRDVATATVTKEQMDTYYQEAQAILDGEGKAAQMDHGRWYSSQFMSRGTTSDKIASAAVKLADTDFMFYLDGFTLLFDTARMDTHHYEAALKALTAVWPKLLPPRPLKRFVSQYFATLPTDEVARKTTLVYWYLEDYLKRTYAQFLSLGESMLKDRIVQRRDTWLDAVGKLLCSIAEGRSTAMAMMIDKLGDPLSSVAHKAYHHLLKLLSESSTHQSMLFTELEKTIFMKNCPLRTMRYAANVMNQLVFSKEERKLALKCVQTYLSLFRQLALTGNVDSTVTTAIIVGLRRAFPYAGVDLASLEEHLNALFILANTGSFQQRVATLTLLQLLAFNKGTAESFLNRWYRTLYGLLLLSPKQIPQSAQLTNFFSLLHKAMRADKSKARVAAFVHRLLQRALFFNDAVICAVLLLVGEMSQAHPHVRNMLKAHANPPAPSTALAHKCKAGQSTSNASAAFSSSDYDPRAREPLFANAAGECVWTLNVLSRHSHPSVVKLSILLLFGEDIVFDVHPLDDMTPLNFLNMFVDATPDVKEEDDYKGGGATTGISIFHRAAHKASLPSTSDPYFVNASPQDVDVAALFLHRYAVQRRRFLEGLSQVRTTWGDASGEADVAMRVTSLDTALFGPSGTLADPAETTSAAGASCGIKKAAATPRRAATKDKDGEVSREEEQDGQGSTDGTADDGDDGRDGGLVDFDAEVSDNDLEWGLDDDAAYDTELDEEEMMVEKDEEDAENALGGSTAAVASIADEGDDFRELIEMNTKEISKKRRLEMDWLESRSAGGSGGGFGFGRGRGRGGASRTAGASPYGRGRLSGRFSSRIQSGDGFRRGRY is encoded by the coding sequence ATGAGGGCGTCATCTGTACTGGACCTCAACAAGAAGTGGTTTAtggtgccactgccgctgcgcactTGCAGTCTGCGCGATgtggccaccgccaccgtcaccaaAGAGCAGATGGACACGTACTACCAGGAGGCGCAGGCCATCCTTGATGGAGAAGGCAAGGCAGCGCAGATGGACCACGGCCGCTGGTACAGCTCGCAGTTTATGAGTCGCGGTACGACGTCCGATAAgatcgcctccgccgcggtGAAGCTCGCAGATACTGACTTCATGTTCTACCTGGACGGATTCACGTTACTCTTTGATACAGCGCGCATGGACACACACCACTACGAGGCGGCGCTCAAGGCGCTGACGGCTGTGTGGCCAAAGCTGTTGCCACCTCGCCCGCTGAAGCGCTTTGTCTCGCAGTACTTTGCCACACTGCCAACGGACGAGGTGGCGCGCAAGACGACACTCGTCTACTGGTATCTTGAAGACTACCTGAAGCGCACCTACGCTCAGTTCCTGTCCTTGGGCGAGTCGATGCTGAAGGACCGTAttgtgcagcgccgcgatACGTGGCTGGATGCTGTGGGCAAGCTGCTCTGCTCCATTGCCGAgggccgcagcactgccatgGCGATGATGATTGACAAACTGGGCGATCCTCTCTCTAGCGTCGCACACAAGGCGTACCATCACTTGCTGAAGCTTCTCTCGGAGTCCTCTACGCACCAGTCGATGTTGTTTACAGAGTTGGAGAAGACCATCTTCATGAAAAACTGCCCACTTCGGACAATGCGCTACGCCGCCAATGTCATGAACCAGCTCGTCTTCAGCAAGGAGGAGCGTAAGCTGGCACTCAAGTGCGTACAGACCTACCTTAGCCTCTTCCGCCAGCTCGCCCTAACCGGCAACGTCGACTCCACAGTGACGACGGCCATCATTGTTGGGTTGCGCCGTGCCTTCCCGTACGCTGGGGTCGACCTGGcctcgctggaggagcaccTCAACGCTCTTTTCATCCTTGCCAACACTGGCAGCTTTCAGCAGCGCGTGGCCACACTGACGCTGTTGCAGCTTCTCGCCTTCAATAAAGGAACGGCGGAGTCTTTCCTAAATCGCTGGTACCGTACCCTCTAcggactgctgctgctctcgccgAAGCAGATACCGCAGTCGGCGCAGCTCACTAactttttctccctcttacACAAGGCAATGCGAGCCGACAAGTCGAAGGCACGCGTGGCTGCCTTCGTTCACCGACTTCTGCAGCGCGCCCTCTTCTTCAACGACGCTGTCATCTGTGCGGTGCTCTTGTTAGTCGGCGAGATGTCACAGGCTCACCCCCACGTGCGCAATATGCTCAAGGCGCACGCGAACCCCCCAGCCCCCTCTACCGCGCTCGCACATAAGTGCAAGGCCGGCCAAAGCACGAGCAACGCCAGTGcggccttctccagctccgaCTACGACCCCAGGGCTCGTGAACCGCTCTTCGCGAACGCCGCCGGAGAGTGTGTTTGGACACTCAACGTTCTCTCGCGCCACTCACACCCGTCTGTCGTCAAGCTCTCCATACTGTTGCTCTTTGGCGAGGACATTGTCTTTGATGTGCATCCGCTCGATGACATGACGCCGCTCAATTTCCTCAACATGTTTGTCGACGCCACGCCCGATGTaaaggaagaggacgactacaagggcggcggtgcgacTACAGGCATTTCCATCTTCCACCGTGCTGCACACAAAGCGAGTCTGCCCAGCACGTCCGACCCGTACTTCGTCAACGCCAGCCCGCAGGATGTGGACGTGGCGGCACTCTTTCTGCACCGGTACGCCGTGCAGCGTCGTCGATTCCTCGAAGGCTTGTCGCAGGTGCGCACCACCTGGGGTGATGCGAGTGGCGAGGCGGATGTGGCGATGCGCGTGACCAGCCTTGACACGGCCCTCTTCGGTCCTTCTGGCACGCTGGCCGACCCCGCGGAGACGACAAGTGCAGCGGGCGCATCATGTGGTATCAagaaggcagcagcgacaccaaGGCGTGCGGCAACCAAGGACAAGGACGGGGAGGTGTCccgtgaggaggagcaggacgGGCAAGGCAGCACCGATGGCACAGCGGACGACGGTGATGACGGCCGTGATGGTGGTCTGGTTGACTTCGACGCCGAGGTCAGTGATAACGATCTCGAGTGGGGTCTGGATGACGATGCCGCCTACGACACCGAGCTCGATGAGGAGGAAATGATGGTGGAGAAAGATGAGGAGGATGCTGAGAATGCGCTGGGAGGAAGCACTGCGGCGGTAGCCTCCATAGCGGACGAGGGGGACGACTTTCGCGAGCTCATCGAGATGAACACGAAGGAGATATCGAAAAAACGCCGGCTCGAGATGGACTGGCTCGAGAGTCGCTCGGCtggtggtagtggcggcggcttcggTTTCGGCCGCGGTCGTGgacgcggcggtgccagCCGCACTGCTGGTGCCTCTCCATACGGCCGTGGTCGCCTGTCCggtcgcttttcttctcgcATCCAGAGTGGCGACGGCTTCAGGCGTGGCCGCTACTAA
- a CDS encoding hypothetical protein (TriTrypDB/GeneDB-style sysID: LpmP.27.1460), whose protein sequence is MGFTDLFHRATPQERMRAYKRQLDRTCRDLDRERTKLTTQERQILMEMKKMAKQDQVDAVRIMARDLVRTRKYNQKMYRMRTQIQGVSLRIQTMQSSVQMADAMKGVTKAMRSMNNKMNIPEMQKIMREFEKQNEMMGMKEDMMNDAVDEVMDDDGMEEEETEQEIQKVMDEAGLEFRTKVGVTDTALPQKSTEAQADTDEQLDARLAALKASMK, encoded by the coding sequence ATGGGATTTACCGACCTGTTCCACCGTGCGACGCCGCAGGAGAGGATGCGCGCGTACAAGCGTCAGCTGGACCGCACCTGCCGCGACCTTGACCGTGAGCGCACCAAACTGACCACGCAGGAGCGCCAGATTCTGATGGAGATGAAGAAGATGGCGAAGCAAGATCAGGTGGACGCGGTGCGCATCATGGCCCGCGACCTTGTGCGCACGCGCAAATACAACCAAAAGATGTACCGTATGCGTACCCAGATCCAGGGTGTGTCGTTGCGCATACAGACAATGCAGTCCTCAGTGCAGATGGCAGACGCCATGAAGGGTGTGACCAAGGCGATGCGCTCCATGAACAATAAAATGAACATTCCTGAGATGCAGAAGATCATGCGTGAGTTCGAGAAGCAGAATGAGATGATGGGCATGAAGGAGGATATGATGAACGACGCCGTCGACGAAGTCATGGATGACGACGGtatggaggaagaggagacggagCAAGAGATTCAGAAGGTAATGGACGAGGCGGGGCTTGAGTTCCGCACGAAGGTCGGCGTCACCGacacagcgctgccgcagaagAGCACCGAGGCTCAAGCAGATACGGATGAGCAGCTGGATGCCCGTCTGGCCGCACTGAAGGCGTCCATGAAATAA
- a CDS encoding proteasome regulatory non-ATP-ase subunit 3, putative (TriTrypDB/GeneDB-style sysID: LpmP.27.1480), whose amino-acid sequence MPLVAAKTSTNATAATKRAEAEQLKRLMALYRAVCVRHDELGMEIVLNDILALLTSTHQHEQAEAFIATCNITLPHRANNQAARYFYYVGLTRALRLEYVDAHQCLQQALRKAPERAFGFRIATTKLSLVVQLLLGEIPPRSDFLAKDMRDSLAPYLQLASCVRFGQVDRFMTVLREHQVTFEHDRTHSLILRVHQHVIKTGLRRICQAYSRISISDVCSKLAMSNVSDAEYILSKAIHDGVIDAVLDNEKGELISSDSIDVYSTSEPLYALQRRIQFLNLTHNDAKRAMRYDVTDPEIIEERRKEAKAERDELERAIQDESTGIDNVNFEDGL is encoded by the coding sequence ATGCCCCTCGTTGCCGCCAAGACGTCGACTAATGCCACGGCCGCCACGAAGCGtgccgaggcggagcagctgaagcgccTCATGGCCCTTTACCgcgccgtgtgtgtgcgccatGACGAGCTCGGCATGGAGATTGTGCTCAACGACATACTTGCCTTACTCACTAGTACGCACCAGCACGAGCAGGCAGAGGCGTTCATCGCGACATGCAACATTACCCTGCCGCATCGCGCGAACAACCAGGCTGCTCGCTACTTTTACTACGTCGGTCTCACACGTGCGCTGCGGCTCGAGTACGTCGACGCGCATCAGTGTCTGCAGCAGGCACTGCGTAAGGCACCGGAGCGCGCCTTCGGCTTTCGCATCGCGACGACAAAGCTGTCTTTGGTAGTTCAGCTGCTTCTTGGCGAAATTCCGCCTCGCTCTGATTTCCTCGCCAAGGACATGCGCGACAGTCTCGCGCCGTACTTGCAACTCgcctcgtgcgtgcgctttGGGCAAGTAGACCGCTTCATGACGGTTCTGCGCGAGCACCAGGTGACCTTCGAGCATGACCGCACCCACTCCCTTATCCTGCGTGTCCATCAGCACGTCATCAAGACAGGACTGCGCCGCATCTGCCAGGCGTACAGCCGAATCAGCATCTCCGACGTGTGCTCAAAGCTCGCCATGAGCAACGTGTCGGATGCTGAGTACATCCTCTCCAAGGCTATCCATGATGGTGTGATTGATGCCGTTCTAGACAACGAAAAGGGCGAGCTCATCTCCAGCGATAGCATCGACGTCTACTCCACCTCTGAGCCGCTTtacgcgctgcagcgccgcatccaGTTCCTGAACTTGACGCACAACGACGCCAAGCGCGCCATGCGCTACGACGTGACGGACCCCGAGATTATCGAGGAGCGTCGCAAGGAGGCTAAAGCGGAGCGCGATGAGCTGGAGCGTGCCATCCAGGATGAGTCTACTGGGATCGACAACGTGAACTTTGAGGACGGCCTGTAG
- a CDS encoding hypothetical protein (TriTrypDB/GeneDB-style sysID: LpmP.27.1430) codes for MEEWIKASLKDKYISKVDASSVQSGVFCEVFTSPWYDDGVVFDWTALHQRLTQPTAALSYMTKAVTALRRFGAEQLMAASGGGDNKCFSTVVELKSPWTLQPLTDQAQRLSVFDVLLSTTSSTLTPVPPTSTSHSPAPSSSNVRQLYTFLRGPPGQRSVRDDIMRVLSSVEEQFRKSGVHVVLFLSSFVLFGSDFTDMLHGTAAVFRALTEAGFSIDDHGSCFTPRIVKPLCVYGEDWWTTSPLQSVQSEEEVAALLIALFYQWLQDAYVWSCTAPIRLFPDDIETRANKAVRLFERFVRGLVLPRAPATRLDALHASLPEEGGKLLVLAAVGLEKKQTPTGLQRWSVLELRLVLAQLGAYEHIPSEYLGHSVNNASR; via the coding sequence ATGGAGGAGTGGATCAAGGCTTCCCTGAAGGACAAGTACATCAGCAAGGTGGATGCGTCGAGCGTTCAGTCCGGGGTCTTTTGCGAAGTGTTCACCTCCCCATGGTATGATGACGGAGTGGTCTTCGACTGGACCGCGCTGCATCAGAGACTGACGCAACCGACGGCAGCCCTGTCATACATGACCAAGGCCGTCACCGCACTTCGGCGCTTCGGTGCAGAGCAGCTGATGGCCGCGTCTGGCGGGGGAGACAATAAGTGTTTCTCGACTGTCGTGGAGCTGAAAAGCCCGTGGACACTTCAACCGCTCACCGATcaggcgcagcgcctcagTGTTTTCGACGTCCTCTTAAGTACCACGTCCTCCACGCTAACACCGGTGCCACCGACGTCTACCAGCCACTCTCCCGCCCCATCCTCGAGCAACGTTCGTCAGTTGTACACATTTCTGCGTGGTCCGCCAGGGCAGCGCTCAGTGAGGGACGACATAATGCGTGTGCTCTCGAGTGTCGAGGAGCAGTTCCGTAAGAGCGGTGTGCACGTCGTGTTATTCTTGAGCTCGTTTGTGTTGTTTGGAAGCGACTTTACAGACATGCTTCACGGCACGGCTGCGGTATTTCGGGCCCTGACCGAGGCGGGCTTCTCCATCGACGACCACGGCTCCTGCTTCACCCCTCGCATCGTGAAGCCGTTGTGCGTGTATGGTGAGGATTGGTGGACCACCTCACCACTGCAGTCCGTTCaatcggaggaggaggtggccgcACTTCTCATTGCTCTCTTCTATCAATGGCTACAGGACGCGTACGTATGGAGCTGCACAGCTCCCATCCGACTCTTCCCCGATGACATAGAAACGCGAGCAAACAAGGCGGTGCGCCTATTCGAACGATTCGTGCGTGGGCTTGTGCTACCCCGAGCCCCTGCTACTCGGCTGGACGCGTTACACGCGTCGCTTCCTGAGGAGGGTGGCAAGCTACTCGTGTTGGCTGCTGTCGGATTAGAGAAGAAGCAGACACCGACAGGACTGCAGAGGTGGAGTGTGCTGGAGCTTCGACTTGTTCTCGCCCAGCTCGGTGCCTACGAGCACATCCCTTCCGAGTACCTTGGACACTCAGTGAACAACGCCAGCCGTtag
- a CDS encoding choline kinase, putative (TriTrypDB/GeneDB-style sysID: LpmP.27.1440) produces the protein MAQITNMSITDNPHLRPIEIMEVVLTHCAPVLWRHDKARLENAPEWAAKLHALLNSKVKGVDDSSCRPLELSASQRPVMPQKSQDGFLTASVDVTACQASAKVIQPPQATPIPPPPLSQQGPQIPPPPPKHATAGAALPHTIPVVQCSSVSVDVTHHATCSNANTFSRSSTCSSTSRQHYPEVGAGNNRVCNSHPGPPPSVAPGASFSPCHNTKEYFEECGLPLTSATTHHGKVTVVSENDLLLSERSNTPELPSVPLQVKRLSGGITNELFHVYDEDHPSTSVVVRVFGKETDRVISRESELFYQSLFIPTYICGSNFLVYDFLDGYYTLPYQEMAAEATPIARAIAVFQVRATRAALRDHAPPLLRDSQNKDYWKDVNDQLLAEEGSTTSSRSTHRGESRFDRESNYLIGSLTKWADLVLSKEIVDKVHEDRRGSFLATARSLQSACAWIVSMLKRQETFLPEGVCHNDLLSANVMIHKVRKDVRVIDFDYTKRNFLLYDVANHFNEYSGLDCDYDTYFPSDAHMSAFIAEYRRAMRDALEASWAENSILTASTDGASREHEIFPNARELFWSDSEEAEVEVVARWTQLAKLLTLASHLSWSVWSLLQEAVSALDVDFLNYAQARYNRYLAVRAECSENL, from the coding sequence ATGGCGCAGATTACGAATATGTCGATCACCGATAATCCGCACCTGCGGCCGATCGAGATTATGGAGGTGGTTCTCACTCATTGTGCCCCTGTGCTGTGGCGACACGACAAGGCGAGGCTGGAAAATGCCCCGGAGTGGGCGGCGAAGCTGCACGCTTTGCTCAACAGCAAGGTGAAGGGAGTCGAtgacagcagctgccggcCGCTGGAGCTGAGCGCGAGTCAACGGCCGGTGATGCCGCAGAAGAGTCAGGATGGCTTCCTCACTGCCTCGGTGGATGTGACTGCGTGCCAGGCAAGCGCAAAGGTAATCCAGCCGCCACAGGCCACACCCAttccgccgccaccgttATCGCAGCAGGGCCCTCAaatccctcctcctcctcccaaGCATGCCACAGCCGGTGCAGCTCTCCCCCACACGATCCCGGtagtgcagtgcagcagtgTCTCCGTTGACGTGACACACCACGCGACGTGCTCAAATGCGAACACCTTTAGCCGAAGCAGcacatgcagcagcacgagccgACAGCACTATCCCGAGGTCGGTGCAGGCAACAACCGCGTATGCAACTCCCACCCTGGGCCACCACCGTCTGTCGCACCCGGCGCATCGTTCTCGCCCTGCCACAACACCAAGGAGTACTTTGAGGAGTGTGGCTTGCCACTGACAAGCGCGACAACGCACCATGGCAAGGTGACTGTGGTAAGCGAGAACGACTTGCTACTGagcgagcgcagcaacacgcCTGAGCTCCCCTCCGTGCCCCTGCAGGTGAAGCGTTTGTCAGGCGGCATCACTAATGAGCTCTTCCACGTCTACGACGAAGACCACCCATCCacgtcggtggtggtgcgcgtcTTTGGCAAGGAGACGGATCGCGTCATCTCACGCGAGAGCGAGCTCTTCTACCAGTCTCTCTTCATCCCCACCTATATCTGCGGCAGTAACTTCCTCGTGTACGATTTCTTGGATGGATACTACACGTTGCCGTACCAGGAaatggcggcggaggcgacaCCAATCGCACGCGCCATCGCGGTATTCCAGGTGCGGGCCACACGCGCCGCCCTGCGCGACcacgctcctcctctgctgcgaGACTCACAGAACAAGGACTATTGGAAGGACGTAAACGACCAACTGCTcgcagaggaggggagcaCGACGAGTAGCCGCAGTACCCACAGGGGTGAGTCCCGCTTTGACCGCGAGTCGAACTACTTGATAGGCTCGCTGACGAAGTGGGCGGACCTAGTGCTGTCGAAAGAGATCGTCGACAAGGTGCACGAGGACAGGCGGGGGAGCTTTCTCGCAACGGCACGCAGTCTGCAGTCGGCCTGCGCGTGGATAGTATCGATGCTGAAGCGCCAGGAGACCTTCTTGCCGGAGGGCGTCTGCCACAACGATCTGCTGAGCGCCAACGTGATGATCCACAAGGTGCGCAAGGACGTGCGGGTGATAGATTTTGATTACACAAAGCGCAACTTCCTGCTGTACGATGTCGCTAATCACTTTAACGAGTACTCTGGCCTCGACTGCGACTACGACACCTACTTCCCGTCGGATGCGCACATGTCCGCCTTCATTGCCGAGTACCGTCGCGCTATGCGTGACGCACTCGAGGCGAGCTGGGCGGAGAACTCCATCCTCACAGCCTCCACAGATGGCGCTTCTCGAGAGCACGAGATCTTCCCCAACGCGCGGGAGCTGTTCTggagcgacagcgaagaagcgGAGGTAGAGGTTGTGGCGCGCTGGACCCAACTCGCGAAGCTGCTCACCCTGGCTTCGCACCTGTCGTGGAGTGTGTGGTCGCTGTTGCAGGAGGCCGTGTCTGCCCTGGATGTTGACTTTCTCAACTACGCCCAGGCCCGCTACAACCGCTACCTCGCCGTGCGAGCTGAGTGCTCGGAGAATCTTTGA